In the Xanthobacteraceae bacterium genome, GCGATCAACGCCGCCGCGAGCAGCAATGTCGGCGCGATGCCGAGCAGCTTCAGTCCCCAATAATAGAACACCGGGCCGATTGCGTGTCCGATGAAGAAGAACGACGAATGCAACGAAAGCGCGGAGCCGCGCGCAGCCGGCGCAATCTCGGATGATGCAAGCTGGAAGCAGTTGTGCATCATGTAGAAGCCGACACCCATCACGAGGAACACGGCCGCCTCGACCGGCCAGCTCAGCCGTTGCGTCGCGACGCAAAGCATGACGGCGGCAATCGCAGCGCCCCAGATCATCAATCCGCGCGTGCCGAACCAGCGCACCATCTGCGGCACGATCAGTCCGAACATCGCACCGCCGAAAGCAAAGCTGGCGATGACGAAGCCCGCGATCGTCGCGCGATACTCGCCTACTTCGTGCAGCAGAATGGCGACGAACGGAAACAGGCCGAAGATCGCGACCCCCTCGAACAGCACGCCGAGGTAGGTCCACTTCGCCCGCGGATTCGAGAACACCGTGCGATAGCTGTTCACGGCAAACGCGAAATCGAAACGCTGGCCGCGTTCGTGTTTCACGTTCCGGAAACCCCAAAGGCCCAACGCGAAGGCGATCAGCCCACAAATCGTCGCCGCGATCAGAACGCCGCGCCAGCTCGTGAAGTCGCCGACAATGCCGCCCGCCCACGCGCCGGTCAGGTTGCCGCTGACGGCGGCGGCCACATAGCGCCCCAGCGCGACCTGCCGCCGTTCGACCGCGACCGAGTCCGAAACGAAGGCGAGACCCGCCGGGAAGATTCCGCCTGCAGCAATACCGGATACGGCGCGGCTGATCAGCAGCCAGGTGAAGTTCGGCGCGAAGGCGCCCGATAGCGTTGCGATCACCAGCAGCCCGACGCCGGCCATCATCAGCCGCGTCTTGCCGAAGAAGTCGCTCACCGGACCAAGCAGCGGTTGCACGATGGCGAACGGCAACGCGAACGCGGTCGCGAGCAACGCGACATCGGCGGCGGGGATACCGAACTCGGCAGAGATTCCCGGTACGACCGGATCGATCGCGCGCATGAACAGGCTGGTCGAGAATGCGATAAAGCCTACGACGATCAGCGCGCGGTTCATGTTTTTGTCTGCGGAGTACCGCGCCTAACGCTTCGTCTTCGCGAGTTTGTCGAACGCCATAAGATCAGTGAGCAGCGCCGGAAGGTCTTTGATGTGGATCATATTCGGTCCGTCGGACGGCGCATGGTCCGGGTCCGGATGCGTCTCGATGAAGACCCCCGCCACTCCGACCGCCACGGCCGCGCGCGCCAGCACGCCGACATATTTGCGCTCGCCGCCAGAGGAAGTGCCATGTCCGCCGGGCTGCTGCACCGAGTGCGTCGCATCGAAGATCACCGGCGCGCCCGTATCGCGCAGCACGGGAAGCGCACGCATGTCGCTGACCAGCGTGTTGTACCCAAAGGAAACGCCGCGCTCCGTTACCAGCACGTTCGGATTACCCGCACCCGTTACCTTCTCGACGACATTCTTCATGTCCCATGGCGCGAGGAATTGCCCCTTCTTCACGTTCACCACGCGGCCGGTCTTTGCGGCGGCGATCAGGAGATCGGTCTGGCGGCACAGGAACGCGGGGATTTGCAGCACGTCGCAGACTTCCGCCGCACGCGCGCATTGGTCGATCTCATGAACATCGGTCAGCGTCGGCAGGCCGAGCGTCTCGCGGATTTCCGCGAACACCGGTAGCGCCGCATCCATTCCCATGCCGCGCGTGGCTTTCGCGCTGGTGCGGTTCGCCTTGTCGAACGAGGTTTTATAGACGAGGCCGATGTTCAGCCGTGCTGCGATCTCCTTGAGCGCGGCTGCGACTTCGAGCGCGTGCGCGCGGCTTTCCATCTGGCATGGACCGGCAATCAGACTGAGCGGCAAGTCGTTGCCGAAACCCACGTTTCCCGCGGAAACGACG is a window encoding:
- the kdsA gene encoding 3-deoxy-8-phosphooctulonate synthase, with the protein product MNKPLANPAPNSVVSAGNVGFGNDLPLSLIAGPCQMESRAHALEVAAALKEIAARLNIGLVYKTSFDKANRTSAKATRGMGMDAALPVFAEIRETLGLPTLTDVHEIDQCARAAEVCDVLQIPAFLCRQTDLLIAAAKTGRVVNVKKGQFLAPWDMKNVVEKVTGAGNPNVLVTERGVSFGYNTLVSDMRALPVLRDTGAPVIFDATHSVQQPGGHGTSSGGERKYVGVLARAAVAVGVAGVFIETHPDPDHAPSDGPNMIHIKDLPALLTDLMAFDKLAKTKR
- a CDS encoding MFS transporter, giving the protein MNRALIVVGFIAFSTSLFMRAIDPVVPGISAEFGIPAADVALLATAFALPFAIVQPLLGPVSDFFGKTRLMMAGVGLLVIATLSGAFAPNFTWLLISRAVSGIAAGGIFPAGLAFVSDSVAVERRQVALGRYVAAAVSGNLTGAWAGGIVGDFTSWRGVLIAATICGLIAFALGLWGFRNVKHERGQRFDFAFAVNSYRTVFSNPRAKWTYLGVLFEGVAIFGLFPFVAILLHEVGEYRATIAGFVIASFAFGGAMFGLIVPQMVRWFGTRGLMIWGAAIAAVMLCVATQRLSWPVEAAVFLVMGVGFYMMHNCFQLASSEIAPAARGSALSLHSSFFFIGHAIGPVFYYWGLKLLGIAPTLLLAAALIAVTGLMGAKKLFPKDAAGGV